A window from Vidua macroura isolate BioBank_ID:100142 chromosome 20, ASM2450914v1, whole genome shotgun sequence encodes these proteins:
- the ANKRD13B gene encoding ankyrin repeat domain-containing protein 13B: MLASCSGRKGPEGRYPLHYLVWHNRARDLDRELSAKQADIEQLDPRGRTPLHLATTLGHLECARVLLKHGADVGKENRSGWTVLQEAVSTRDLELVQLVLRYRDYQRAIKRLAGIPVLLEKLRKAQDFYVEMKWEFTSWVPLVSKICPSDTYKVWKSGQNLRVDTTLLGFDHMTWQRGNRSFVFRGQDSSAVVMEIDHDRRVVYSETLALAGHDQEVLLAAVQPTEEQVMGRLTAPVVTTQLDTKNIAFERNKSGILGWRSEKTEMVNGYEAKVYGASNVELITRTRTEHLSDQHKGKSKGCKTPLQSFLGIAEQHVGPNNGTLITQTLSHANPTAITPEEYFNPNFELGNRDMGRPMELTTKTQKFKAKLWLCEDHPLSLCEQVAPIIDLMAISNALFAKLRDFITLRLPPGFPVKIEIPIFHILNARITFGNLNGCDEPVSSLRHSPSSEAPSPSSDSSSVSSSSSLTSCRACEMDPALFEVPRGYSVVGTHQDALREDEDDLLQFAIQQSLLEAGSEYDQVTIWEALTNSKPGTHPMSHEGRRGDRTPQHTASPRPPVAPAPGGGRGPGALFPSYAEQLRLAMALSAREQEEAERRTRQEEEDLQRILQLSLTEK, from the exons ATGCTCGCGTCTTGCTCGGGCAGGAAGGGGCCGGAGGGCAGGTACCCGCTGCACTACCTCGTCTGGCACAACCGCGCCCGTGACCTGGACCGGGAGCTCAGCGCCAAGCAG GCCGACATCGAGCAGCTGGACCCCCGAGGACGCACTCCCCTGCACCTGGCCACCACGCTGGGCCACCTCGAGTGTGCCAGAGTGCTGCTGAAGCATGGCGCCGACGTGGGCAAGGAGAACCGCAGCGGATGGACAG TCCTGCAGGAGGCTGTGAGCACCCGTGACCTGGAGCTGGTGCAGCTGGTCCTGCGCTACCGCGACTACCAGAGAGCCATCAAGCGCCTGGCGGGGATCCcggtgctgctggagaagctgcgCAAG GCCCAGGACTTCTACGTGGAGATGAAGTGGGAGTTCACCAGCTGGG TGCCCCTGGTGTCCAAGATCTGTCCCAGCGACACCTACAAGGTGTGGAAGAGTGGCCAGAACCTGCGGGTGGACACCACACTGCTGGGCTTCGACCATATGACCTGGCAGCGGGGCAACCGCAGCTTCGTCTTTCGGGGACAAG ACAGCAGTGCGGTGGTGATGGAGATTGACCACGACAGGCGGGTGGTCTACTCGGAGACGCTGGCCCTGGCCGGCCACGaccaggaggtgctgctggctgctgtgcagcCCACCGAGGAGCAGGTGATGGGGCGGCTGACGGCCCCCGTCGTCACCACCCAGCTGGACACCAAGAACATCGCCTTCGAGAG GAACAAGTCCGGGATCCTGGGCTGGAGGAGCGAGAAGACGGAAATGGTGAATGGGTACGAGGCGAAG GTCTATGGCGCTTCCAACGTGGAGTTGATCACACGGACACGGACCGAGCACCTCTCAGACCAGCACAAGGGCAAGAGCAAAG gctgTAAGACCCCCCTGCAATCCTTCCTGGGCATCGCTGAGCAGCACGTGGGGCCCAACAATGGG ACGCTGATCACGCAGACACTGAGCCACGCCAACCCCACTGCCATCACCCCTGAGGAGTACTTCAACCCCAACTTCGAGCTGGGCAACCGGGACATGGGACGGCCCATGGAGCTCACCACCAAGACACAGAA gttCAAGGcgaagctgtggctgtgtgaGGACCacccactgtccctgtgtgagCAGGTTGCCCCCATCATCGACCTCATGGCAATAAGCAACGCGCTCTTCGCCAAACTGCGGGACTTCATCACCCTGCGGCTCCCCCCCGGCTTCCCCGTCAAGATTG aaatcccCATCTTCCATATCCTCAACGCCCGAATAACCTTCGGCAACCTCAATGGGTGTGACGAGCCAGTCAGCTCCCTgcggcacagccccagcagcgaGGCACCCTCACCCAGCAGCGACTCCTCCAGcgtcagcagctccagctccctca CCTCGTGCCGAGCGTGTGAGATGGACCCGGCGCTGTTCGAGGTGCCGCGGGGGTACAGCGTGGTGGGCACCCACCAGGACGCCCTGCGGGAGGACGAGGATGACCTGCTGCAGTTCGCCatccagcagagcctgctggaAGCGGGCAGCGAGTACGACCAG GTGACCATTTGGGAAGCACTGACCAACAGCAAGCCGGGCACCCACCCCATGTCGCACGAGGGCCGCCGGGGAGACAG gACTCCCCAGCACACGGCATCCCCGCGTCCCCCCGTGGCCCCGGCGCCGGGGGGCGGCAGGGGGCCCGGCGCGCTGTTCCCCAGCTACGCGGAGCAGCTGCGCCTGGCCATGGCGCTGTCGGCGCGGGAGCAGGAGGAAGCGGAGCGCCGGACGcgccaggaggaggaggatctGCAGCGGATCCTGCAGCTCTCTCTGACGGAGAAGTGA
- the CORO6 gene encoding coronin-6 isoform X2 has translation MSRRVVRQSKFRHVFGQPVKADQMYEDIRVSKVTCDSSFCAVNPKFVAIIVESGGGGAFIVLPLAKTGRVDKNHPLVTGHTAPVLDIDWCPHNDNVIASASEDTTVMVWQIPDYVPVRNITEPVVTLEGHSKRVSIISWHPTARNVLLSAGCDNLVILWNVGTGEMLLALDDMHTDLIYNVGWNRNGSLLVTTCKDKKVRVIDPRKQQIIAEKTKPHDGTRPIRAIFVADGKIFTTGFSRMSERQLGLWDLERFAPHEGLRPVRAIFTREGHIFTTGFTRMSQRELGLWDPNNFEEPIALQEMDTSNGVLLPFYDADSSIVYLCGKGDSSIRYFEITDEAPYVHYLNTYSSKEPQRGMGFMPKRGLDVSKCEIARFFKLHERKCEPIVMTVPRKSDLFQDDLYPDTPGPEPALEADEWLSGKDAEPILISLRDGYVPIKNRELKVVKKNILDSKPPPGPRRRHSTCDSDFSPALEEVLEEIRALKETVQAQEKRISDLENKLCQFTNGTD, from the exons ATGAGCCGCCGCGTGGTGCGCCAGAGCAAGTTCCGGCACGTGTTCGGGCAGCCGGTGAAGGCAGACCAGATGTACGAGGACATCCGTGTCTCCAAGGTGACATGTGACAGCTCCTTCTGCGCTGTCAACCCCAAGTTTGTGGCCATCATTGTGGAGTCCGGCGGTGGCGGGGCCTTCATTGTCCTGCCCCTTGCCAAG ACAGGACGGGTGGACAAGAACCACCCGCTGGTCACGGGACACACGGCGCCCGTGCTGGACATCGACTGGTGTCCCCACAACGACAACGTCATCGCCAGCGCCTCGGAGGACACCACCGTCATG GTGTGGCAGATCCCCGACTATGTCCCCGTGCGCAACATCACGGAGCCTGTGGTGACACTGGAGGGACACTCCAAGCGGGTGAGCATCATCTCCTGGCACCCCACCGCCCGCAACGTCCTGCTCAGCGCAG gctgtgacAACCTGGTGATCCTCTGGAATGTGGGGactggggagatgctgctggctctggatGACATGCACACTGACCTCATCTACAACGTGGGCTGGAACCGCAACGGCAGCCTCCTCGTCACCACCTGCAAGGACAAGAAGGTCCGTGTCATCGACCCCCGCAAGCAGCAGATCATAGCG GAGAAAACCAAACCGCACGACGGCACCCGCCCCATCCGCGCCATCTTCGTGGCCGATGGCAAGATCTTCACCACGGGCTTCAGCAGGATGAGCGAGCGGCAGCTGGGCCTCTGGGACCTG gAGAGGTTTGCCCCCCACGAAGGGCTGAGGCCCGTGCGGGCCATCTTCACACGGGAAGGACACATCTTTACCACGGGCTTTACCAGAATGAGCCAGCGGGAGCTGGGCTTGTGGGACCCG AATAACTTTGAGGAGCCCATTGCCCTGCAAGAGATGGACACGAGCAACGGGGTCCTGCTGCCCTTCTACGACGCCGATTCCAGCATTGTCTACCTCTGCGGGAAG GGTGACAGCAGCATCCGGTACTTTGAGATCACGGACGAGGCGCCCTACGTGCACTACCTGAACACCTACAGCAGCAAGGAGCCCCAGCGGGGCATGGGCTTCATGCCCAAGCGTGGGCTGGATGTCAGCAAGTGTGAGATCGCCAG GTTCTTCAAGCTGCACGAGCGCAAGTGCGAGCCCATTGTCATGACGGTGCCACGCAAG TCAGACCTCTTCCAGGATGACCTTTACCCTGACACGCCAGGCCCCGAGCCGGCCCTGGAGGCAGATGAGTGGCTGTCGGGGAAGGACGCAGAGCCCATCCTCATCTCGCTGAGGGATGGGTACGTCCCCATCAAGAACCGGGAGCTGAAGGTGGTCAAGAAGAACATCCTGGACAGCAAACCCCCGCCAGGCCCCCGACGCAGGCACTCCACCTGTGACTCAGACTTCTCT ccagccttggaggaggtgctggaggagatCCGTGCCCTGAAGGAGACGGTCCAAGCGCAGGAGAAGCGCATCTCCGACCTGGAGAACAAACTCTGCCAGTTCACCAACGGCACGGACTAG
- the CORO6 gene encoding coronin-6 isoform X4, translating into MSRRVVRQSKFRHVFGQPVKADQMYEDIRVSKVTCDSSFCAVNPKFVAIIVESGGGGAFIVLPLAKTGRVDKNHPLVTGHTAPVLDIDWCPHNDNVIASASEDTTVMVWQIPDYVPVRNITEPVVTLEGHSKRVSIISWHPTARNVLLSAGCDNLVILWNVGTGEMLLALDDMHTDLIYNVGWNRNGSLLVTTCKDKKVRVIDPRKQQIIAEKTKPHDGTRPIRAIFVADGKIFTTGFSRMSERQLGLWDLNNFEEPIALQEMDTSNGVLLPFYDADSSIVYLCGKGDSSIRYFEITDEAPYVHYLNTYSSKEPQRGMGFMPKRGLDVSKCEIARFFKLHERKCEPIVMTVPRKSDLFQDDLYPDTPGPEPALEADEWLSGKDAEPILISLRDGYVPIKNRELKVVKKNILDSKPPPGPRRRHSTCDSDFSPALEEVLEEIRALKETVQAQEKRISDLENKLCQFTNGTD; encoded by the exons ATGAGCCGCCGCGTGGTGCGCCAGAGCAAGTTCCGGCACGTGTTCGGGCAGCCGGTGAAGGCAGACCAGATGTACGAGGACATCCGTGTCTCCAAGGTGACATGTGACAGCTCCTTCTGCGCTGTCAACCCCAAGTTTGTGGCCATCATTGTGGAGTCCGGCGGTGGCGGGGCCTTCATTGTCCTGCCCCTTGCCAAG ACAGGACGGGTGGACAAGAACCACCCGCTGGTCACGGGACACACGGCGCCCGTGCTGGACATCGACTGGTGTCCCCACAACGACAACGTCATCGCCAGCGCCTCGGAGGACACCACCGTCATG GTGTGGCAGATCCCCGACTATGTCCCCGTGCGCAACATCACGGAGCCTGTGGTGACACTGGAGGGACACTCCAAGCGGGTGAGCATCATCTCCTGGCACCCCACCGCCCGCAACGTCCTGCTCAGCGCAG gctgtgacAACCTGGTGATCCTCTGGAATGTGGGGactggggagatgctgctggctctggatGACATGCACACTGACCTCATCTACAACGTGGGCTGGAACCGCAACGGCAGCCTCCTCGTCACCACCTGCAAGGACAAGAAGGTCCGTGTCATCGACCCCCGCAAGCAGCAGATCATAGCG GAGAAAACCAAACCGCACGACGGCACCCGCCCCATCCGCGCCATCTTCGTGGCCGATGGCAAGATCTTCACCACGGGCTTCAGCAGGATGAGCGAGCGGCAGCTGGGCCTCTGGGACCTG AATAACTTTGAGGAGCCCATTGCCCTGCAAGAGATGGACACGAGCAACGGGGTCCTGCTGCCCTTCTACGACGCCGATTCCAGCATTGTCTACCTCTGCGGGAAG GGTGACAGCAGCATCCGGTACTTTGAGATCACGGACGAGGCGCCCTACGTGCACTACCTGAACACCTACAGCAGCAAGGAGCCCCAGCGGGGCATGGGCTTCATGCCCAAGCGTGGGCTGGATGTCAGCAAGTGTGAGATCGCCAG GTTCTTCAAGCTGCACGAGCGCAAGTGCGAGCCCATTGTCATGACGGTGCCACGCAAG TCAGACCTCTTCCAGGATGACCTTTACCCTGACACGCCAGGCCCCGAGCCGGCCCTGGAGGCAGATGAGTGGCTGTCGGGGAAGGACGCAGAGCCCATCCTCATCTCGCTGAGGGATGGGTACGTCCCCATCAAGAACCGGGAGCTGAAGGTGGTCAAGAAGAACATCCTGGACAGCAAACCCCCGCCAGGCCCCCGACGCAGGCACTCCACCTGTGACTCAGACTTCTCT ccagccttggaggaggtgctggaggagatCCGTGCCCTGAAGGAGACGGTCCAAGCGCAGGAGAAGCGCATCTCCGACCTGGAGAACAAACTCTGCCAGTTCACCAACGGCACGGACTAG
- the CORO6 gene encoding coronin-6 isoform X5 produces MSRRVVRQSKFRHVFGQPVKADQMYEDIRVSKVTCDSSFCAVNPKFVAIIVESGGGGAFIVLPLAKTGRVDKNHPLVTGHTAPVLDIDWCPHNDNVIASASEDTTVMVWQIPDYVPVRNITEPVVTLEGHSKRVSIISWHPTARNVLLSAGCDNLVILWNVGTGEMLLALDDMHTDLIYNVGWNRNGSLLVTTCKDKKVRVIDPRKQQIIAEKTKPHDGTRPIRAIFVADGKIFTTGFSRMSERQLGLWDLNNFEEPIALQEMDTSNGVLLPFYDADSSIVYLCGKGDSSIRYFEITDEAPYVHYLNTYSSKEPQRGMGFMPKRGLDVSKCEIARFFKLHERKCEPIVMTVPRKSDLFQDDLYPDTPGPEPALEADEWLSGKDAEPILISLRDGYVPIKNRELKVVKKNILDSKPPPGPRRRHSTCDSDFSQPALEEVLEEIRALKETVQAQEKRISDLENKLCQFTNGTD; encoded by the exons ATGAGCCGCCGCGTGGTGCGCCAGAGCAAGTTCCGGCACGTGTTCGGGCAGCCGGTGAAGGCAGACCAGATGTACGAGGACATCCGTGTCTCCAAGGTGACATGTGACAGCTCCTTCTGCGCTGTCAACCCCAAGTTTGTGGCCATCATTGTGGAGTCCGGCGGTGGCGGGGCCTTCATTGTCCTGCCCCTTGCCAAG ACAGGACGGGTGGACAAGAACCACCCGCTGGTCACGGGACACACGGCGCCCGTGCTGGACATCGACTGGTGTCCCCACAACGACAACGTCATCGCCAGCGCCTCGGAGGACACCACCGTCATG GTGTGGCAGATCCCCGACTATGTCCCCGTGCGCAACATCACGGAGCCTGTGGTGACACTGGAGGGACACTCCAAGCGGGTGAGCATCATCTCCTGGCACCCCACCGCCCGCAACGTCCTGCTCAGCGCAG gctgtgacAACCTGGTGATCCTCTGGAATGTGGGGactggggagatgctgctggctctggatGACATGCACACTGACCTCATCTACAACGTGGGCTGGAACCGCAACGGCAGCCTCCTCGTCACCACCTGCAAGGACAAGAAGGTCCGTGTCATCGACCCCCGCAAGCAGCAGATCATAGCG GAGAAAACCAAACCGCACGACGGCACCCGCCCCATCCGCGCCATCTTCGTGGCCGATGGCAAGATCTTCACCACGGGCTTCAGCAGGATGAGCGAGCGGCAGCTGGGCCTCTGGGACCTG AATAACTTTGAGGAGCCCATTGCCCTGCAAGAGATGGACACGAGCAACGGGGTCCTGCTGCCCTTCTACGACGCCGATTCCAGCATTGTCTACCTCTGCGGGAAG GGTGACAGCAGCATCCGGTACTTTGAGATCACGGACGAGGCGCCCTACGTGCACTACCTGAACACCTACAGCAGCAAGGAGCCCCAGCGGGGCATGGGCTTCATGCCCAAGCGTGGGCTGGATGTCAGCAAGTGTGAGATCGCCAG GTTCTTCAAGCTGCACGAGCGCAAGTGCGAGCCCATTGTCATGACGGTGCCACGCAAG TCAGACCTCTTCCAGGATGACCTTTACCCTGACACGCCAGGCCCCGAGCCGGCCCTGGAGGCAGATGAGTGGCTGTCGGGGAAGGACGCAGAGCCCATCCTCATCTCGCTGAGGGATGGGTACGTCCCCATCAAGAACCGGGAGCTGAAGGTGGTCAAGAAGAACATCCTGGACAGCAAACCCCCGCCAGGCCCCCGACGCAGGCACTCCACCTGTGACTCAGACTTCTCT cagccagccttggaggaggtgctggaggagatCCGTGCCCTGAAGGAGACGGTCCAAGCGCAGGAGAAGCGCATCTCCGACCTGGAGAACAAACTCTGCCAGTTCACCAACGGCACGGACTAG
- the CORO6 gene encoding coronin-6 isoform X1 — MSRRVVRQSKFRHVFGQPVKADQMYEDIRVSKVTCDSSFCAVNPKFVAIIVESGGGGAFIVLPLAKTGRVDKNHPLVTGHTAPVLDIDWCPHNDNVIASASEDTTVMVWQIPDYVPVRNITEPVVTLEGHSKRVSIISWHPTARNVLLSAGCDNLVILWNVGTGEMLLALDDMHTDLIYNVGWNRNGSLLVTTCKDKKVRVIDPRKQQIIAEKTKPHDGTRPIRAIFVADGKIFTTGFSRMSERQLGLWDLERFAPHEGLRPVRAIFTREGHIFTTGFTRMSQRELGLWDPNNFEEPIALQEMDTSNGVLLPFYDADSSIVYLCGKGDSSIRYFEITDEAPYVHYLNTYSSKEPQRGMGFMPKRGLDVSKCEIARFFKLHERKCEPIVMTVPRKSDLFQDDLYPDTPGPEPALEADEWLSGKDAEPILISLRDGYVPIKNRELKVVKKNILDSKPPPGPRRRHSTCDSDFSQPALEEVLEEIRALKETVQAQEKRISDLENKLCQFTNGTD, encoded by the exons ATGAGCCGCCGCGTGGTGCGCCAGAGCAAGTTCCGGCACGTGTTCGGGCAGCCGGTGAAGGCAGACCAGATGTACGAGGACATCCGTGTCTCCAAGGTGACATGTGACAGCTCCTTCTGCGCTGTCAACCCCAAGTTTGTGGCCATCATTGTGGAGTCCGGCGGTGGCGGGGCCTTCATTGTCCTGCCCCTTGCCAAG ACAGGACGGGTGGACAAGAACCACCCGCTGGTCACGGGACACACGGCGCCCGTGCTGGACATCGACTGGTGTCCCCACAACGACAACGTCATCGCCAGCGCCTCGGAGGACACCACCGTCATG GTGTGGCAGATCCCCGACTATGTCCCCGTGCGCAACATCACGGAGCCTGTGGTGACACTGGAGGGACACTCCAAGCGGGTGAGCATCATCTCCTGGCACCCCACCGCCCGCAACGTCCTGCTCAGCGCAG gctgtgacAACCTGGTGATCCTCTGGAATGTGGGGactggggagatgctgctggctctggatGACATGCACACTGACCTCATCTACAACGTGGGCTGGAACCGCAACGGCAGCCTCCTCGTCACCACCTGCAAGGACAAGAAGGTCCGTGTCATCGACCCCCGCAAGCAGCAGATCATAGCG GAGAAAACCAAACCGCACGACGGCACCCGCCCCATCCGCGCCATCTTCGTGGCCGATGGCAAGATCTTCACCACGGGCTTCAGCAGGATGAGCGAGCGGCAGCTGGGCCTCTGGGACCTG gAGAGGTTTGCCCCCCACGAAGGGCTGAGGCCCGTGCGGGCCATCTTCACACGGGAAGGACACATCTTTACCACGGGCTTTACCAGAATGAGCCAGCGGGAGCTGGGCTTGTGGGACCCG AATAACTTTGAGGAGCCCATTGCCCTGCAAGAGATGGACACGAGCAACGGGGTCCTGCTGCCCTTCTACGACGCCGATTCCAGCATTGTCTACCTCTGCGGGAAG GGTGACAGCAGCATCCGGTACTTTGAGATCACGGACGAGGCGCCCTACGTGCACTACCTGAACACCTACAGCAGCAAGGAGCCCCAGCGGGGCATGGGCTTCATGCCCAAGCGTGGGCTGGATGTCAGCAAGTGTGAGATCGCCAG GTTCTTCAAGCTGCACGAGCGCAAGTGCGAGCCCATTGTCATGACGGTGCCACGCAAG TCAGACCTCTTCCAGGATGACCTTTACCCTGACACGCCAGGCCCCGAGCCGGCCCTGGAGGCAGATGAGTGGCTGTCGGGGAAGGACGCAGAGCCCATCCTCATCTCGCTGAGGGATGGGTACGTCCCCATCAAGAACCGGGAGCTGAAGGTGGTCAAGAAGAACATCCTGGACAGCAAACCCCCGCCAGGCCCCCGACGCAGGCACTCCACCTGTGACTCAGACTTCTCT cagccagccttggaggaggtgctggaggagatCCGTGCCCTGAAGGAGACGGTCCAAGCGCAGGAGAAGCGCATCTCCGACCTGGAGAACAAACTCTGCCAGTTCACCAACGGCACGGACTAG
- the CORO6 gene encoding coronin-6 isoform X3 has product MSRRVVRQSKFRHVFGQPVKADQMYEDIRVSKVTCDSSFCAVNPKFVAIIVESGGGGAFIVLPLAKTGRVDKNHPLVTGHTAPVLDIDWCPHNDNVIASASEDTTVMVWQIPDYVPVRNITEPVVTLEGHSKRVSIISWHPTARNVLLSAGCDNLVILWNVGTGEMLLALDDMHTDLIYNVGWNRNGSLLVTTCKDKKVRVIDPRKQQIIAERFAPHEGLRPVRAIFTREGHIFTTGFTRMSQRELGLWDPNNFEEPIALQEMDTSNGVLLPFYDADSSIVYLCGKGDSSIRYFEITDEAPYVHYLNTYSSKEPQRGMGFMPKRGLDVSKCEIARFFKLHERKCEPIVMTVPRKSDLFQDDLYPDTPGPEPALEADEWLSGKDAEPILISLRDGYVPIKNRELKVVKKNILDSKPPPGPRRRHSTCDSDFSQPALEEVLEEIRALKETVQAQEKRISDLENKLCQFTNGTD; this is encoded by the exons ATGAGCCGCCGCGTGGTGCGCCAGAGCAAGTTCCGGCACGTGTTCGGGCAGCCGGTGAAGGCAGACCAGATGTACGAGGACATCCGTGTCTCCAAGGTGACATGTGACAGCTCCTTCTGCGCTGTCAACCCCAAGTTTGTGGCCATCATTGTGGAGTCCGGCGGTGGCGGGGCCTTCATTGTCCTGCCCCTTGCCAAG ACAGGACGGGTGGACAAGAACCACCCGCTGGTCACGGGACACACGGCGCCCGTGCTGGACATCGACTGGTGTCCCCACAACGACAACGTCATCGCCAGCGCCTCGGAGGACACCACCGTCATG GTGTGGCAGATCCCCGACTATGTCCCCGTGCGCAACATCACGGAGCCTGTGGTGACACTGGAGGGACACTCCAAGCGGGTGAGCATCATCTCCTGGCACCCCACCGCCCGCAACGTCCTGCTCAGCGCAG gctgtgacAACCTGGTGATCCTCTGGAATGTGGGGactggggagatgctgctggctctggatGACATGCACACTGACCTCATCTACAACGTGGGCTGGAACCGCAACGGCAGCCTCCTCGTCACCACCTGCAAGGACAAGAAGGTCCGTGTCATCGACCCCCGCAAGCAGCAGATCATAGCG gAGAGGTTTGCCCCCCACGAAGGGCTGAGGCCCGTGCGGGCCATCTTCACACGGGAAGGACACATCTTTACCACGGGCTTTACCAGAATGAGCCAGCGGGAGCTGGGCTTGTGGGACCCG AATAACTTTGAGGAGCCCATTGCCCTGCAAGAGATGGACACGAGCAACGGGGTCCTGCTGCCCTTCTACGACGCCGATTCCAGCATTGTCTACCTCTGCGGGAAG GGTGACAGCAGCATCCGGTACTTTGAGATCACGGACGAGGCGCCCTACGTGCACTACCTGAACACCTACAGCAGCAAGGAGCCCCAGCGGGGCATGGGCTTCATGCCCAAGCGTGGGCTGGATGTCAGCAAGTGTGAGATCGCCAG GTTCTTCAAGCTGCACGAGCGCAAGTGCGAGCCCATTGTCATGACGGTGCCACGCAAG TCAGACCTCTTCCAGGATGACCTTTACCCTGACACGCCAGGCCCCGAGCCGGCCCTGGAGGCAGATGAGTGGCTGTCGGGGAAGGACGCAGAGCCCATCCTCATCTCGCTGAGGGATGGGTACGTCCCCATCAAGAACCGGGAGCTGAAGGTGGTCAAGAAGAACATCCTGGACAGCAAACCCCCGCCAGGCCCCCGACGCAGGCACTCCACCTGTGACTCAGACTTCTCT cagccagccttggaggaggtgctggaggagatCCGTGCCCTGAAGGAGACGGTCCAAGCGCAGGAGAAGCGCATCTCCGACCTGGAGAACAAACTCTGCCAGTTCACCAACGGCACGGACTAG